The Vigna radiata var. radiata cultivar VC1973A unplaced genomic scaffold, Vradiata_ver6 scaffold_214, whole genome shotgun sequence genome window below encodes:
- the LOC106778135 gene encoding mitochondrial protein pet191 homolog, giving the protein MSKSCKGLAAELVKCLSESDCIKVEKRSYRECVGEKSPCIPNECVGLRETYFNCKRGQVDMRARIRGNKGY; this is encoded by the exons ATGTCCAAGTCTTGCAAAGGGTTGGCCGCAGAGCTGGTCAAGTGTCTAAGTGAATCTGATTGTATTAAG GTTGAGAAGAGATCATATCGGGAATGTGTTGGAGAGAAGAGTCCATGTATACCCAATGAGTGTGTGGGACTCAGGGAAACCTATTTCAATTGCAAGAGAGGCCAG GTTGACATGAGAGCCAGGATTCGTGGAAACAAGGGCTATTAA